In the Urocitellus parryii isolate mUroPar1 chromosome 1, mUroPar1.hap1, whole genome shotgun sequence genome, cTATAGTGATGCAGACacttcaatgtttgtagcagcacaattcacaatagtcaaattataAAATCAACCTGATGCCCGTCAAAAGATCAAGAAAACGTCGtctatacacacaatggagttctactctgccataaagaagaatgaaaaaatggcatttgccagtaagtgaacagaaatggagaaaatcatgctaagtgaaataagctggacTCCAAAactcaagggtcaaatattttcccccatatgtggaagctagaacaaaataaaggaaagaggtgaTGTGGGGCGGGAGCAGATATCATAAATATATCAGGAAGATCAGTGAAgcaagaggaaaaggagggaggaaggaagggaaaggggacaaaATAACggaataatttaacaaaataatgctatatgcatatataaatgtagCAAAGAGAatttcatatacatatgtacacaagaaagtaccaatcaaaaataaataaataaaggagtgaaaagaATATCAGTAAAGGAGGGAGACTAAAGGGAGGTAGGAAGGAAAAGTTGGGGTGGGAGGGGATAGAAACTGTTCAACATATTTAAAGGTACCATGTTTAGGCCtctctttcttaaatttaaaaatggcattCATCTTCAAAGTTCTGCAAAATAAACCAGTATAATCTTTgtacttagaaaaaaatgcacataagCACAGAGAAGATGCCAAATTCTCACAATTCCATCCACAATAACTGTGTCATCCTCGcccttttttattaataaatgccTATATCTGTTGTTACAAAAATAAGTCATGATTAGTACATGATGGTAGATGAAAAAGAGATAAACCATTCTATGCTTATGGTATCATGGTATTTGTTAGACCCCGGAAACTGCTAGCTAGTGTTATGAGGCCTCAGTGTCCTTGaaaaaatgaagtattatttactcacaaaagaaaaaagtgagttCATCAGACACTTGGGGAAAAAATGTGCAACCTTTGCATACTTTTCCAATTACAATCACTCTTGAAGTTTACATTGCTGGTTCTCTCCCTTACCTGTTTTTCAATATCTCTTTCACAAAATGAATACCTCAAAGAGGGAAAATATATACACTGGTGAAACACTGTAGACTACATTCAGAACAGAGAAGGACAAGAAGGAGAAAAACTAACACAGATCatgtgcaagaaagaaaaaagacatcatGGTgcttataataagaaaatatatgtactAGTCCAGGTGAATATAATCCTCAGGACAGAGAAAGGCAGACAAACAAGCAAGAactgcttttggttttgtttcttttttaaagtcaagCTTTTGGGTCTTCTAGCTTGATATGTACAAATTGTGtggtaaaaataaacataataatgtTATCTGATCTTTCCCCATAGTAAACAGGCCACTATAGGCTCTAAAACACTGTATTATATACAATTTtagtaaaagtatatttaaacGGTTTTctataaactctttaaaaaatttcaagggTAAAGTTAACGTATCACCCAAATTACAACATTGACCACAGAATGGAAAATACTAAACAACTGTAAAATAATCATCGAAGTAAACTTGACCTTTTCAATCAAATTGGATTCCTTATTTACAAGTTGTGTGAGTTTCTGCAGATTTGCATCTACTGTTTCTTGTCCAGCTGGAGAGATGCCTATGAAGCCAGGGCAGAAATCAGAGAAAGACAGGAAATTTTGAAAGCCTTTAAAGcagttttaattattaaaagaattttgaatCTACCCACCCTCCCAAGTGCCTCACCctccaaaaataaaagacaaagagaaaaatcattctaGATTCAAAAGCAAAATTAGGAAGAATAGTAATGCTCCAAACCAAACCCTCAACAAAGGAACTAAAATTTCTCCACATAGAAGACACTGTGAGCCAAGTGATATGCAGCCAGCCACAGCAGTAATTAGTAAAAGCACAGCAGTCcatatttccttttgaaatttaaGTTGGACCTTTTCTTCACCCTTTCAAATAGATCTTTGGTCACAACTATTTGGAAAGCTTTTTGAACCACTGACTTCCAAATAGCTGCTCACAAGGCACCCAAAATATTTAAAGGGCCTTTAAACACTACAGCTTTCTGGAATCAGTCCCTAGGTGATTCTAATGTAATAAGTCTAGAAGAGGacaagatttttatttgttgttaggCAGGTTTGCTAACCTCTGCTTCAAAGTAACAAGGTTGAATGTTAGTTAGCTTCAAGACTCTCAACCACTAATCCCACCCTAGGTACAAAGCACATCAAAAATAAACTTCCACCTATGCCATCTATCTTTATAACTTTTACTTCTTAAAGGGCGATTTCAGCCAGCTCTCCCAATACAAATTTAGTATCACAATCACTTAAGCACAAGGCCCCACACTCAAAAGAATTGAATCTTAAGTGACAGGTTCCCTCTACTTACTATACCTCCAGTTTGATGCAATGATTTTTCAAGTACTGGAATCATGGGAATGCACCTCACCAAAATCAATCTGCTACTAATTTCTGTTCACACAGGAAAATGCTAGAAGCAggtaaaaatcatttaaagtaaTTGTGCATTTGCATtagaataaatactatttttttaagcaGGGACTTAATACTTATCATTTAATCTTCCAGAATAAAATGTTACCACTTCAAAGGGTAACATTTAAAGAgacaagaaatatatgaaatcatgaggaatacaaaataaatgcctatttctctattttgtgaaggaaatgaaattggGAAAATGCTTCTTCTTGAAGTGTGTAAACCAGTATTTATAGACaatgtacactttttttttattaaaataagaaaaaagcttTGCTTATGCATCCCCATACTCTATGCAAACAAATATTAGATGAAGAAGAAACAGCTTACCTCCAAGATTAAGCCTAAAGTAACTGTTTAGGATATCATCACAAAAGCGACACAGGTTGGACAGCTGTTTCAGATGTTCTTGTAACTGAACTTTAGGAAACAGTACTTTGTAAAGAGGTGCAAGAAAACCAAACACATAGGCATCCAAGGTAGAAGGCctagaaataaattaagaatttttttaaaaaatacataagaaaatattaattgggattgtgtttaaaattttttcaaatatttgtcaaGTATGACGTAtacaatattgttttaaaaacctCTACTACCAATTTTAGTTTATTAAGATGATACAAAAAGAATTTTGCCCTTTACATAGTTTTTTAAATACTCcattttatttagaagaaaataaacttgtAAATTACAGATATTTTTACTCACAAGTGTTAAATAGACAGGAGATAGAGTGGGAACAATTGTTTATGTTTTACATTCACTTATATAACATATTAAGCCAATGTTTGATCACTACTGATAGAAaaagttttctgtaataaaaacccattaaaatctctttttttttttttaaagtgactcATATTTGGAGGGAATAGGGAGACTTGCTCTAAATAACTGCTCTCTGACCATATAAACACAAAATGTCAATATTTCTAAGGGCATGTACTCACGTATCTCCAAAGAAAAACTGAGATGTTCCCAATCTGTTTGACAGAAGATTTAGGCACTCCTTGGCATCTCTGTatatctaataaaaatgaaattagatctcAAAAGTAGGAATGATGCTCTGAAACTGCTCTTGAGATAGCATCTCTAGGTAAGTCCCTCTGTGTTCTCTCTCCTATCCCTTCCCTGGGGATCCCTCACTTGGAGAATAATCCAGACCATACCTGAGCTTCTACTTCTTGGACACGGTAGAGGGGAGGCTCTCCTTTTGTCAGGAGAATTCTATTCAATGCCCCTCTGGACATCCTTCCAGGTAGAATCAAACTCAAGGGAAAAGGAATTCGTGAAGCAAACCATGGCTTTGTTACAGTAAAGTAATTGTCACTCTCAACCCAGAATGTGTGAAGctgcaaaaggagaaagaaaacattccaaTGATGTCCTTTAACAAGAAAGATAAATCAATCATATGTGAGTTTTtcataaatatctattaaatgaCTTCATACCACTTAGAATGCctcaagataaaacaaaatttttaatgtgtgtgtttcTGCTAATATCCCAAGAACCGGGAACACGGCCTAGCACATTgtaagtgctcagtaagtatGTGCTGAATGATGAATTACAATTCAACCAATTCTATGCATGGAACAAAAAGTTTCATCTCCCAcaaagaattttcatttccaaaatgatATAATCTTTCATTTTGATGTATCATATACTTGTTTAataagaaagaattaatattaaaacaaatgaaattccaTTAAGtccttttcattgttttccttctaaacaaactgaaaatattttcaattaagcCACCAAAACACTGTAATATTCGTGAATGCTCACCACAGCAGGGAGAAGCTTCTCTTCAAGGAGAGCAATATAAGCCAGTGTATCTGCCCCTTGCTTTGCTGACAGTTCATAATCagcattatatttctattaaaaaataaaaccaaagaacctCAGAAGTTAAAGAACATCCCAAGGATGGCTAAACAAATTAGGATTCCTATTCTTTTCCTCATAAGTGGCAAACATGacattaaaagggaaaaagaaatataaacacagTAAAACTGTTGCTTAATGCATATAAGGTTCTCAGCACTATATCATGAAAACTATAAatagttataattttatatattaatattatttcaatacTTGTTAATGACCTAGTTCAGAACATAGAAGTTAATACAAAGTTAATAAACAAAAGTGAGtattattatcaaaaagaaaaaaaatccacttggtttaatttttctccatgaaaaaagataggaaatcttcaaatttagaaaaaaactgtattaactcagatttttttttaaagtattggcAAACCCAATTATAAACTTCTGCACTTATATAAATCTTCCCATGTTTAAACATTTTGGATACattacttaaatatttacatgttcaAACATTTTAGTTACAttgtttaattaaacatttaacaTTATCCAATAAGTGCTTTAAGAAATAAACAACtgcagctggggttatagctcagaggtagaacacttgcctcacacatgtgaggcactgggttccatcctcagaaccacataaaaataaataaataaagatattgggtccatcttaagaaaaaattttaaaaaacaaaaagcaataaataattgCTATTTGGTGGAAACTCAGATATTATATCCAGCTTAAAATGTGTAGCAACTATGTGACTAAACTGTGTAATTGTGAAAACACCCAAAttgaattttcttatatataaatttcaataaaGTCCAgcaaagtatatgaaaatatttactgtctagCACCATGGCACCTGCAGGCCCATAAACCCAGGCACTAGGGAAGCTacagcaggaggatggcaagttccaggccagtctgggcaacctagagagaccctattttaaaatacaaaaaaatttaaaagggctaggaatatagtggtaaagcaaccctgggttcaatccctgatacacaaagaaagaaaatatataatttctagacagataaaaagaaaagaaagaaaatatatattgtctGGACCTCACCATATGATTTTCAAATTACAGTAAAGCTCATGGTTGACAGCAGTGATTctcaagtttattttttgttaaatccCAGGTATCACCAATTATCTaatcaattgcaaaaaaaaaaaaaaaaaaaaaaagaacttctacaCTTTACAATGTTTCTTCTTGCTGTAGTTTAAGTAACACCCAGGAATCTATAATCTTCTTCAAAAAGAACCACCCACctgttttcttaaaaagtttAGTATTTTTGCCGGCTGAGAAACAGTGTTGTCTTCAGTTGTCAAAATTGGCACATCACCTACAATTCAAAAAAAGTTGACATACAAAAAAaccattgtgttttcttttgactAGATTCCAATACCCTGATAGCTACACTAATTGCACATTtacagggggtggggtggaattAGTAAGTACGCCTTAGTTTTTTGCAATTTCACAAAAAGCAGTTctaaagaacattttcatttctcataatTTCCACTGATTTGGCTTGAACTTTGAGTTATTACTCAGAATGATCAAACCATAAGCAACACACTGCCAAGGTCATGGTAAGAATAAACTAAACCCCCAAGGAACTGTAGGACCATATGCTTCATGACAttaaatgaaaggggaaaaaaatttttttaaggggAGAAAGGGTTGTCTAAAAGTTTACACTGTACCTCTTGAACCTCTCCAGGTGTTATCTATGAAATTGACTTTCAAGGGTGCACCAGAAAATTTGGCATAAGCCTGAAACAGAGTTtgcaataaaacattttagacTGAGGACGTAATGCAAATCTGCACAGCAGCTTTACTTCACAGTCCCGTCCCCCAAGGCAGAAGGCGCCCGCTTGACACAGAGGCCGAGTCCCTCCCATTGATCTCAAGTCCGGGACGGGCGCACCAGCCACCCGGCATTCGCGAACCTTGTTCCCCAAAAGGTCCCGGGGATGCGGAGCGCAGCAGGCTTTCACGGCACGGCCCAGACAGCTTTGCAAAGCTAAGAAAACTCGCAGCCAAGCAGGAAGCCATGATGCTCCCGCCGGGCCACCGCGGGGTCACAAGGCCAGTTTGTGACTTGTCCACCGAAGTGAGCCCAAAGCAAGTGCAGCGAGCAGCGCCCGGGCCCGCCACGATCCCGCAGCGCCGCAGAGAACCGCGTCAGGCTGGCCTCTCGCCTCTGGCCCCGCCCCTGCTTCCCGCGCCCTGGCCCGCGAGGCGGCCTCACCATCACCACCAGGGACTCGCTGTGGACGGAGGGGAGCCCCCAGCCGCCTCCCCAGCAACTGAGCTCCAAGGGGGCCGCCATCTTGCCGGGGCCGACCTTTACCACCCGGAAGTACTTTTGTCGCCCACTTTCCGGCACGTGGAGACGCGGGGGCGGGACGAGAGACGGGAGGGACAATTTGGGGTACTAGAAAAAGGCGGAAAGGACCCCTGAAGAAGTAAAAGCCCATTTGGCATCTCGGTGTGAGGGTGGAGCGTCCGGGGTCTTCAATCAAACAGAGTCAGCATTTATTCCTCAAGAAATAATGATGGCTGCTGTGGGCCAAACCTGTGGACAGTACTGTGCTGGGCTGAAGAGTGTTTAAAGTGGTGACAGGGGGAAAGAACTCAGCACACGATAAGGACTTTGTTCAGTCCTTCCCCACATATATTGGGCCTCTGCCTGTCTTCATCCTCAGTCTCAGTTGTCATCCTTATATCCCAACTTCCTTAAAAGCAatcctattttgaaatttaacaGGTGAATTCTGCCTGCCTTCAGTGGTACCCCTTCCATCGGgaatatcattcttctttcttaaacTGATCCCTCAAAAATGAGCTTGACTTTCACGCTCCTTGGGAAGTCTTTACACAGGAACTTCTTTGGGGTTCCAACAACTGCTTGTCTATACTTGAATTGTAGCTTCTAGCCATAGTTACTGATCTTTGGCTTTCCACTGTTCAGAAGCTCTTTGAGGACATAGCAGCGTCTTGTTTATTTACAAGAGCTGGCTTCCTAGGTGTGGGACCAGTGGAGTTACACAAGGCCCTGTGCTGAGAAGGTTTCTCAGTTAGCTAATCCTGTACTGTCACTGTGGGCCGACTGGGCATGGActaaatatttcttgaacattAAACctgaaaaattctcagaaaaatcataaaaaagaaaaggtaggcAGCGAAAATACCAGTGATCCATGTATACTTACTGGCTTTTAGAGTCAGGACTTGGGGGctgggtttttcttttaaatagcatAGTCTTTCTGAGATATCCTCCTATTATGCCTGTGAATTCTCTCCTTTCCTGCGTCCCAGGACACAGTGTAGTTTGGTCTCCTTAACTGAAAGCTTGAAATCTCTGCAAGTCTTCATaaagtttctattaaaaaaaaaaaattgctaggcACTCCCTTACTATAGCCATCTAAATTAGAGTGCCAGTCTGCTCAAGACTCTTTTTCGTGTTCCAAAAGCGAAAGTTCTCAGAAGTGAAAACGCAAAGATGTGTCAAAGATATGAATCCATAAGTGGGAAATCCTTAGGATATGTacagttaaaattaaataattataacacatttattgagcatatacTATGTCCCAGACACCATAAGGCTGTGGGAGAATACAGAGATATATAAGGTATGAAATCTTCCGCAgaagtttatattatataaagaaaacatacagCTAGGTGTAACAAGCCAATTTGTCATGAGTAAGTTtagagatataaataaaatactacagaAACACAAAGGAAGGACAGAGCACCCTGTGGAGTCTGTCTGCTGAATCTGCATTATCAAGTGGGTAACACAACTTTCAGATTCAGGTAATAAAACCTTtctgttttgaggattaaaatcCCAAGCCATAAAGCTCAGAGGTTGCATACTAcattcatacatttaaaataatcaccCACAGAGAAGTGGATTCCCTGAATTGTGTTTGTagtgagggggtgggggaagtgtTTGATGAACACGCTTTGTGGACACATAATGTAATTACTCAGTTTGGCCTTCTCCCTTACTGCTGATTTTACATATGACAATTTCATTTGcattaaagagaaattaaatctCTTCTCTTAGTGTTGAATTGAGACGGGGAATAGCATTTCATTGCATTTGATGAGAGAATCCTTACACACAGGTTTATTTGTGCCTAGTTAATAGCAATCTTTTATTGCTGTAATTCCTCTTGAGAGTCTATATCTGCTAGATTGAATTTAAAAACCCTGGCATAGCTGATTGCACAACCAGGCTGAATACTGTTCCAGAGAACCACACAGAAAGCTGAAACCCACAGAAATTATGCCTGGTATTGGTATTTGGCTCCTGAGCCTTTTCCTGGCTGCTAAGGAGTATTGTTGAGAGTTCATCAAAATCATAATTTCAGATTCTTACCAGGAAGGATACTATCTGCAAAACATTCAAGGATGTGTGGGATGGCCTGAATCACAGTTTTATAATGAATATTCCAGACAGTGTTTTCcctgaaaaagaaatcttatttttcaaaagatgaaCATTAAAATGGTCCAGTGGTGGTCATCTGAACTCCAGGGACCTGACCTTGGCATCCATTCCTGTACCTCCTGGGTTTCTTAACTTGGGAATCCTAGCGCAGGTtctgttagtatttttttttcttttctgtatgatTAAGAATCTGTAAAATGGACTGTTTGCAAAAAATACAAGGTTTGTGACAAGTGATCATGCAGTATGTTCCCTTATGGAAAAGTTAAACTGAAGAGACCTGAATGTCTCTTACAACTTTAAGGGTCTATAATTCAGTCCATGTTCATGTGTAGAAATCTTTAGGGAGAAAAACCTAAGTACTGAATAGGAATCATGAGAGCTGTGTTTTGACATGGCCTCTAAATTAGCCATATGTCTTGAGCCAATCATTTTACCTTAATTCCTCACTCTCTTTTCACTTATAAAGTGAAAGTTCTTTAACCTCTGAGGTGCTCTCATTCTATATTTAATAAACACTTAGTAATAGCTGACATTCAGGGAGCAATTTTTACATGCTCCAAATTGTCTTAAGTATCTGACAACACTCagttgacttcctaatggctctATAATGCAGATACTgttgttttctcttattttcaaggaaagaaaatgaggcacaaaaacattaattaaccttcccaaagtcacacagccagtaggtgagagtcagaatttgaacccaggcaatCTGCCTTCAGAGGTCATACTCTTTCTCAATCAGTGTCAGTAATACTTCATGTAGCCTCCTGagaaatacactttaaaaagcCTAGTTTTACACACTGTGGAAGTACCAATAACATGATATAACTATCTTTACTTCTTTAGAACATTTATTTAGCATTAAGCTGCTAAACAAATTCATTAAGCAACTTCTGTATGCCTAACACATGGCAAGCCTTTCagggaataaaaattatgttcatgCTTTCAGAGGGATAGTTAATGAAATGAGGACTATATATTTGAGACAACTAGAGACTATTAGGAAGTACTATCTTGCCAAGAAAATTACAAGTCTAACTTGATTTTAGACAAAGACTTCAATGTCCTGCAATGCTTAAGCAAGGCCTAATGAAGTAGGTTGCTAGTTGGCCTTGGAGAACAAGCATGTTGGATTTCGATTAGCACAGGGCAAGGTGGGCCACCCAGGCTAAACTACCTGAGTGAAAGCAAAGAAATGGTAATCACTATGGCAAGGAAtctgaagaaaagcaaataaatgctGGATACGGGTCAGAAGGAGTGTTGATTGACTAAGAGAACCAGAATTGAAAAAACATGGAGATATGTggttttaaggaaaaagaagagtgaaagtCTAAGCACAATATTAATGGATTCCCAAAGTCAAAGATGGCAGGTGGAATACTATTGTTTCATGGTCACTGTAAGAGGGAGAGTTGTATGAACCCataaaaatgatatcaaataaagcaAAACTGTGGTAGAAAAAGAAGCAAGGAAATTCTGCAGAAGAAGGTCACTTGGCATACTTGCACTGAGCAATTTTCATAGAGGAAGTTGATAGAAATTAAATTGCAAAGGGTTATTAGAGAAAGGGGTTTAAAGAGCCCAAGATATAAAATCACAAAGAATATGATGGGTGGCGACAGGACAGAAAACTGCTAGGAGTAGAAGATTCAAGGTAGAGTTTTTGAAAGAGACGACAGTGAATCTACATATAGATGAAGACAAAATTGGAAATTACTGAGCAAAAGCTTGAAATTCTAGAGGGAAAAAGATGGGATCGTAGGAAAAGTGAAATCCTAAGAGTTGAGAGGCTTGAGCAGTGGGGTTGTCCTTGAAAATGagagatatattttctttctcacacTGGGGGAAGTTTCAAGGGGAATATGGGATGCTGAGTGGGCTCAAATCAGCTaccttaatattttttctattgcatcagaaaataattcaaaggaGCTTGAGAGGAAGAGATTGGGgcttaaaaagaaagagatcaaTTAAGAGAATATACCAGGGAATTAGTTAACAGTGAATGGAAGCACTGCTGACAGTGCTAAAACTCAAATATAAATTAGGATAAAAGAGCTAAGTCAAGTAAGAGCCACAGGCAGGCTAATAATGAGGTGCCTTCAAACAgatatcatttaaatattaatttgattttttaaaatgaaaatgagattgGCTTCAGAATGTAACAAGATCAATTTGCATTTCACCAATTACATTAGAAATCTTATGTGGATACCTGCATTTTAGTAACCCTTAAATTTTAGCCCTGAAATTGATTGTGAGAAAAGGGATGGGACCCTAGGAACTGAAAAAGGATGGCATCTATAGCTTTGCCGTGATGTATCCAGCCACCCCTGAGTCTAACTGCATTTGAACagtcatgtggctctcctcaaaGGCACTTTGTTGCCTAAAAGCATAAATAAGGATTCgagtttgttcattcatttggaAGCTATGTTAAGGCTATAAGACAGTGATATATACTGCAAGGGATTCATTTTCCTTCCATAGCATAGTGAAGTTGCTGTCTGTCTTTTGTATTAAAAAGAGTTAAAtgtaaaaaagataatattatcATCTGACATGTGCTCAATTTATGTTGAGAAAATTGGATAGTTATACTTAAAAACTGAGGAGGATAAtagattctaaataaaaataaagtttatacaAATAACGGAAAGTGGTAAAACATATACCAGCATGCCATGATAAGGTTTATATGTATATTGCAATTCTGAGAGCAACcattaagaaaactataaaaggAACATATTCATAAACaccaaataaatagaattttttaaaaaatgtttaagtagCCCATAAGAAGGTACATAtgagaaagaaacagagggagagaaatgaatagaCTAAATCACAA is a window encoding:
- the Mtx3 gene encoding metaxin-3 isoform X1 encodes the protein MAAPLELSCWGGGWGLPSVHSESLVVMAYAKFSGAPLKVNFIDNTWRGSRGDVPILTTEDNTVSQPAKILNFLRKQKYNADYELSAKQGADTLAYIALLEEKLLPAVLHTFWVESDNYFTVTKPWFASRIPFPLSLILPGRMSRGALNRILLTKGEPPLYRVQEVEAQIYRDAKECLNLLSNRLGTSQFFFGDTPSTLDAYVFGFLAPLYKVLFPKVQLQEHLKQLSNLCRFCDDILNSYFRLNLGGISPAGQETVDANLQKLTQLVNKESNLIEKMDDNLRQSPQLPPRKLPTLKLTPAEEESNSLQRLSP
- the Mtx3 gene encoding metaxin-3 isoform X2, with product MAAPLELSCWGGGWGLPSVHSESLVVMAYAKFSGAPLKVNFIDNTWRGSRGDVPILTTEDNTVSQPAKILNFLRKQKYNADYELSAKQGADTLAYIALLEEKLLPAVLHTFWVESDNYFTVTKPWFASRIPFPLSLILPGRMSRGALNRILLTKGEPPLYRVQEVEAQIYRDAKECLNLLSNRLGTSQFFFGDTPSTLDAYVFGFLAPLYKVLFPKVQLQEHLKQLSNLCRFCDDILNSYFRLNLGDG